The following coding sequences lie in one Negativicoccus succinicivorans genomic window:
- the dnaK gene encoding molecular chaperone DnaK has translation MGKVIGIDLGTTNSVVAVMEGGEPVVITNAEGSRLTPSVVGFSKTGERLVGQLAKRQAVSNPDRTISSIKRHMGTDYKVNIDDKAYTPQEISAMVLQKLKQDAEAYLGEKVEKAVITVPAYFTDSQRQATKDAGAIAGLEVLRIINEPTAAALAYGLDKDEAHTILVFDLGGGTFDVSILDLAEGVFEVKATQGNNHLGGDDFDKKVMDWIIGEFKKTNGVDLSRDKMALQRLKEAAEKAKIELSGVLSTNINLPFISADSNGQPMHLDLNLSRAKFNELTEDLVQATMEPTRKAIADSGLAVRDIDKILLVGGSSRIPAVQEAIQKILGKEPSKGINPDESVAIGAAVQAGVLVGEVKDVLLLDVTPLSLGIETLGGVFTKIIDRNTTIPTSKSQVFSTAADNQPAVDIHVLQGERNMAADNKTLGRFELSGIPAAPRGVPQIQVTFDIDANGIVHVSAKDLGTGKEQTITITSSSGLSDDEIERMVKEAKLHEEEDEKKKEEVEVRNNADSLVYQGEKTLKDLGDKVDAAQKQKVETAIADLKEALAGTDVEAIKAKAEALSTPLHELASKLYEQANAQQQSQANNGQQQTTQQETNDGTVDGDYKVMDDEDKK, from the coding sequence ATGGGAAAAGTAATAGGCATTGACTTAGGTACAACCAACTCGGTAGTCGCGGTTATGGAAGGCGGCGAACCGGTAGTTATTACAAATGCGGAAGGCTCGCGCTTAACACCGTCGGTCGTCGGCTTTTCGAAGACCGGTGAGCGTTTAGTGGGACAACTTGCGAAACGCCAAGCAGTATCCAATCCGGATCGTACAATCAGTTCCATTAAACGTCACATGGGAACCGATTATAAAGTAAACATCGATGACAAAGCGTATACGCCGCAGGAAATTTCCGCGATGGTTTTGCAAAAGCTCAAACAGGATGCGGAAGCATACTTGGGAGAAAAAGTAGAAAAAGCTGTTATCACGGTGCCGGCATACTTTACAGACAGTCAGCGCCAAGCTACAAAAGACGCCGGCGCGATTGCCGGTCTGGAAGTATTACGTATTATCAATGAACCGACGGCAGCCGCATTAGCGTATGGACTTGATAAAGATGAAGCGCACACCATTCTTGTGTTCGACTTGGGTGGCGGTACGTTTGACGTTTCCATTCTGGATCTGGCCGAAGGCGTTTTTGAAGTCAAAGCTACGCAGGGAAACAACCATCTCGGTGGTGATGACTTCGATAAAAAGGTTATGGACTGGATTATCGGAGAATTCAAAAAGACCAATGGTGTCGACTTGAGCCGGGACAAAATGGCATTGCAGCGTTTAAAAGAAGCAGCGGAAAAAGCAAAGATTGAATTGTCCGGCGTGCTCTCTACAAATATCAACTTGCCATTTATTTCGGCCGACTCCAACGGTCAGCCGATGCACTTGGACTTGAATCTTTCCCGTGCTAAATTCAATGAATTAACCGAAGATTTGGTACAGGCAACTATGGAGCCGACCCGTAAAGCGATTGCGGATTCGGGATTGGCAGTAAGGGACATTGACAAGATTCTTTTGGTTGGCGGATCCAGTCGTATCCCGGCTGTTCAGGAAGCGATCCAAAAAATCTTGGGCAAAGAACCCAGCAAAGGTATTAACCCTGATGAATCGGTAGCGATCGGTGCAGCGGTTCAGGCTGGCGTATTAGTCGGTGAAGTCAAAGACGTGCTGCTGCTGGATGTTACCCCACTTTCCTTGGGGATTGAAACATTGGGCGGAGTATTCACGAAAATTATTGATCGCAATACGACCATCCCGACGTCGAAGAGCCAAGTATTCTCGACCGCGGCGGATAATCAGCCTGCCGTAGACATTCATGTCTTGCAAGGCGAACGTAACATGGCAGCGGATAATAAGACGCTGGGCCGTTTTGAACTGAGCGGCATTCCTGCGGCACCTCGTGGAGTACCACAAATTCAGGTTACTTTTGATATTGATGCGAATGGTATCGTACATGTATCCGCTAAAGACTTGGGCACCGGTAAAGAACAGACAATTACAATTACGTCTTCGAGCGGCCTTTCCGACGATGAAATTGAGCGCATGGTAAAAGAGGCGAAATTGCACGAAGAGGAAGACGAAAAGAAAAAAGAAGAAGTGGAAGTTCGCAATAATGCCGACTCTTTAGTTTACCAAGGAGAAAAAACGCTGAAAGACCTTGGTGATAAAGTTGATGCGGCACAAAAACAAAAAGTAGAAACGGCGATTGCCGATCTGAAAGAAGCGCTGGCCGGTACTGATGTAGAGGCCATTAAAGCGAAGGCGGAAGCATTAAGCACACCGCTGCACGAGTTGGCAAGCAAGTTGTATGAACAGGCCAATGCACAACAACAGTCGCAGGCAAATAACGGTCAGCAACAAACAACGCAACAGGAGACGAATGACGGCACCGTCGATGGCGATTACAAAGTCATGGACGATGAAGATAAAAAATAA
- the dnaJ gene encoding molecular chaperone DnaJ has translation MSDQNYYDVLGVNKDASADEIKKAYRKMARKYHPDLNKDDPKTAEAKFKEVNEAYETLSDESKRAQYDQFGHTAYQQAGQTGGFGGFGGFGGAQGGFGGFGDLGDIFGSFFGGGGARQTGPIRGADLRYDLEITLEEAAVGVEKEFSIVKDEVCPHCHGDGAEPGTSVQTCPQCHGTGQEQVVRNTPLGQMMSVHTCSRCQGRGKVIESPCHECRGSGKVQKKRKLRVKIPAGVDTDSRIRLAGEGGLGERGGETGDLYVYIYVQPHARFQRRGADLFCEAEVSFPTAAMGGTIQLDTLFGKVELKIPHGTPGGKTFRLSGQGLPSLRSDRKGDLNVRVTIGVPRSLSSEQRAALLKYSECMGDSTVNKEEPSFFDKLKDKLNN, from the coding sequence ATGAGCGATCAGAATTATTATGACGTACTGGGGGTCAATAAGGACGCCAGTGCTGATGAGATAAAAAAAGCTTACCGTAAAATGGCTCGGAAATATCATCCTGATTTAAATAAGGATGATCCGAAAACAGCGGAAGCCAAATTTAAAGAGGTCAATGAAGCCTATGAAACGCTTTCGGATGAATCCAAGCGTGCGCAGTATGACCAATTTGGTCATACTGCGTATCAGCAGGCCGGTCAAACGGGCGGCTTCGGTGGTTTCGGCGGTTTCGGCGGAGCGCAAGGCGGATTTGGCGGATTCGGTGATTTGGGTGACATCTTCGGCAGCTTTTTCGGCGGTGGTGGAGCTCGGCAAACGGGGCCGATACGCGGCGCGGATTTGCGCTACGATTTGGAAATCACTTTGGAAGAAGCCGCTGTGGGCGTAGAAAAAGAATTTAGTATTGTCAAAGACGAAGTTTGCCCCCATTGTCACGGTGATGGTGCCGAACCGGGAACCAGCGTGCAAACCTGTCCGCAATGTCACGGTACCGGGCAGGAGCAAGTCGTACGGAATACGCCCTTAGGTCAAATGATGAGTGTGCATACCTGTTCGCGTTGCCAAGGTCGAGGAAAAGTTATCGAGTCTCCGTGTCATGAATGTCGCGGCAGCGGTAAAGTTCAGAAAAAACGTAAGCTTCGCGTGAAAATTCCAGCCGGTGTGGACACCGATTCGCGGATTCGTTTAGCCGGTGAAGGCGGTTTAGGAGAACGCGGCGGGGAAACGGGCGATTTGTATGTGTATATCTATGTTCAGCCACATGCGCGTTTCCAACGTCGTGGTGCGGATCTTTTTTGTGAAGCGGAAGTCTCGTTTCCGACAGCCGCTATGGGGGGGACGATTCAGCTCGACACGCTGTTCGGCAAAGTGGAGTTAAAAATTCCCCACGGCACTCCCGGAGGAAAGACATTTCGTCTTTCCGGTCAAGGACTGCCATCGTTGCGAAGCGATCGCAAAGGCGATTTAAATGTACGGGTCACGATCGGCGTACCGCGCAGTTTATCCTCCGAGCAGCGAGCGGCTTTGCTGAAATACAGCGAGTGCATGGGCGACAGCACCGTCAATAAAGAAGAACCGTCTTTTTTTGATAAACTGAAGGATAAATTGAATAATTAG
- the mtaB gene encoding tRNA (N(6)-L-threonylcarbamoyladenosine(37)-C(2))-methylthiotransferase MtaB, which translates to MKTVSFLTLGCKVNQYDTDAMRSLFFARGYEEVSAKDKADICVINTCSVTHIGERKSRQMIRRAKRLNPQTKIIVTGCYAQLDPKTIQQIDGVNLIIGTQDRAKVVDLIEAYGSSSQAHNAVHDIFETSQFEELNWAHPASNRARSYLKIQEGCNNYCAFCIIPYTRGKLKSRGVEDIYHEARRLDEQGFKEVVLTGIHLGNYGVDLGRQVDLADVVKMLLERTHISRIRLGSIESVEISEELVDLIATNERVCPHLHLPLQSGSEEILRKMRRHYHLQEYVDLISSLRARIPDLAVTTDLIVGFPGETAELFTETMATLKKLRFAGVHVFPYSKRNGTAAAKFPDQVPEAVKKERVHAAEKVAEQTATDYRRFFIGKTTNVLLEQQTEDGAWKGFTPHYCQLKIKGEGLKAGMICSTRVVSDDGAMLIGERIEEG; encoded by the coding sequence TTGAAGACAGTTTCGTTTTTAACCCTGGGTTGTAAAGTAAATCAGTATGACACCGATGCGATGCGCAGCCTTTTTTTTGCGCGCGGATATGAAGAGGTATCTGCGAAAGACAAAGCGGATATTTGTGTCATTAATACCTGTTCGGTAACGCATATCGGTGAACGCAAATCGCGTCAAATGATTCGTCGTGCCAAACGTTTGAATCCGCAGACAAAAATTATTGTGACGGGTTGCTATGCACAACTGGATCCGAAAACAATTCAACAAATTGACGGGGTTAATCTGATTATCGGTACGCAGGATCGAGCCAAGGTGGTCGATTTGATTGAGGCGTACGGATCTTCTTCACAAGCGCATAATGCGGTGCATGATATTTTTGAAACGAGTCAATTCGAAGAATTGAATTGGGCACATCCGGCTTCCAATCGTGCCCGTTCATACTTAAAAATTCAAGAAGGTTGCAACAATTATTGCGCCTTTTGCATTATTCCTTATACTCGTGGTAAATTGAAATCCAGAGGAGTGGAAGATATTTATCATGAAGCTCGAAGATTGGATGAGCAAGGATTTAAAGAAGTCGTTTTAACGGGTATTCATTTGGGGAATTACGGCGTGGACCTGGGACGGCAAGTGGACTTGGCTGACGTTGTCAAGATGCTGCTCGAGCGTACACATATTTCAAGAATTCGACTCGGTTCCATTGAATCGGTTGAGATTTCTGAAGAATTAGTGGATCTGATTGCCACGAATGAACGTGTATGTCCACATCTGCACTTGCCTTTGCAATCGGGATCGGAAGAAATTTTGCGGAAAATGCGCCGTCATTATCATCTGCAAGAATATGTGGATCTTATTTCATCATTACGTGCAAGAATTCCCGATTTGGCAGTTACTACTGACCTAATCGTAGGCTTTCCCGGCGAAACGGCAGAGCTTTTTACGGAAACGATGGCAACGTTGAAAAAATTGCGTTTTGCAGGTGTGCACGTGTTTCCTTATTCCAAGCGCAACGGTACGGCGGCAGCGAAGTTTCCGGATCAAGTTCCTGAAGCGGTTAAAAAAGAGCGAGTGCATGCCGCAGAAAAAGTGGCGGAGCAAACGGCCACTGATTATCGGCGCTTTTTTATCGGGAAAACCACGAATGTTTTATTGGAACAACAAACGGAAGATGGTGCATGGAAAGGCTTTACACCTCATTATTGCCAGCTAAAAATCAAAGGCGAGGGACTGAAAGCAGGTATGATTTGTTCGACACGAGTCGTCTCTGACGACGGAGCCATGTTGATCGGAGAAAGAATCGAGGAGGGGTAA
- a CDS encoding histidine triad nucleotide-binding protein, giving the protein MEDCIFCQIANGTIPSSKVFENDDFVAFNDLAPTAPVHVLVVPKQHVQSINQITDAETEDQFAHFFSTVQAVASQLGLTENGYRVVINTGADGGQTVPHFHAHIIGGKALGWPPFAD; this is encoded by the coding sequence ATGGAAGACTGTATTTTTTGTCAAATTGCAAACGGTACGATTCCCAGTTCGAAAGTTTTTGAAAATGATGATTTTGTTGCCTTCAATGACCTTGCACCAACGGCACCGGTACATGTTTTGGTGGTACCTAAACAACATGTTCAAAGCATCAATCAAATTACGGATGCCGAAACGGAAGACCAATTTGCACATTTTTTCAGCACCGTACAAGCGGTGGCAAGCCAACTCGGCCTTACCGAAAACGGCTATCGTGTCGTTATCAACACAGGTGCTGACGGTGGTCAGACGGTACCCCATTTTCATGCGCATATAATCGGCGGTAAGGCGTTAGGTTGGCCTCCGTTTGCAGATTGA
- the rpsU gene encoding 30S ribosomal protein S21: protein MSEIRVKKGESFDSALRRFKRSCQKAGVLSEVRKREHYEKPSVRRKKKSEAARKRKFK, encoded by the coding sequence ATGTCTGAAATCAGAGTTAAAAAGGGCGAGTCTTTCGATAGTGCTCTTCGCAGATTTAAACGTTCCTGCCAAAAAGCCGGGGTTCTTTCTGAAGTAAGAAAACGCGAACATTATGAAAAGCCGAGCGTTCGTCGTAAAAAGAAATCGGAAGCGGCCAGAAAACGTAAATTCAAATAA
- a CDS encoding GatB/YqeY domain-containing protein, whose product MTIQETLQRDMKEAMKAKEDGKLALSVIRMARAAIKNAEIDSSAPLAEEDVIGILAKEMKLRKDSLAEFEKSDRHDLITQTKAEIEVLSRYLPQPVSVEEVSNIVAETASRLAPEERNMGALMKAVMPRLKGRAEGKVVNQAVREWLAGNK is encoded by the coding sequence ATGACCATTCAAGAAACCCTGCAGCGTGACATGAAAGAGGCCATGAAGGCCAAAGAAGATGGCAAGCTTGCACTCTCGGTCATCCGCATGGCTCGCGCCGCGATTAAAAATGCTGAGATTGACAGCTCTGCGCCTTTAGCAGAAGAAGATGTCATAGGTATTTTAGCGAAAGAAATGAAACTCCGGAAAGACTCTTTGGCGGAGTTTGAAAAATCAGATCGTCATGATCTGATCACGCAAACTAAAGCAGAGATTGAAGTATTGAGTCGCTATTTGCCGCAGCCTGTCAGTGTAGAAGAAGTAAGTAATATTGTTGCCGAAACTGCTTCTCGATTAGCGCCTGAAGAACGTAATATGGGAGCTTTGATGAAAGCAGTTATGCCTCGACTGAAAGGTCGGGCAGAGGGCAAGGTCGTCAACCAGGCTGTACGTGAATGGTTGGCCGGCAATAAATAG
- a CDS encoding glutamine synthetase: MLRDEELLYVIPAGKYGKEGVLSLLAQYPEIQYVSIVGIDMAGNDTDERIPIELFFKNYNDFFSGDAVQTDGSSVVLPTIATLNNARIDMIADPDVNWVVDYNYDHLDPQTGKPIGTLRIPAFLIHNGEMVDARSILKRSIAYVEQEILDLLSTHTVPGMEHVNVKEIDELLFTTATELEFWVKTPSQPIDSRALSVSQRMKEQYWQRTHGAVRTAMEESIELLKKLGLQPEMGHKEVGGVKPRIDDNGRLINILEQLEIDWKFSSSPLQTADNELEARIIIRETFRKHGLEVTFKAKPIHGVAGSGKHTHIGLSAKMKSGKVVNLFAPKNMKEDFVSVLGYGAIMGILKNYEAMNPFISSTTDALNRLQPGFEAPVCIVTSLGQAPEIPSRNRTILIGLIRDLKNPLATRFELRAPNPYTNTYTCIALCYLAALDGIKYAVTSGKTTDELLAELSKAPGDNADYLEKDRAYRSEEDVFEMFTEEERQHHFSRPPATVWENIKMLRENPDKQEALAAGDTFSKRLMESFLTGVVNRWKLELHNRIINEAMHRLCSYRELPADNELDRKRWKEIVSRRNELAKDDIGKKSIFTQIRSLLVEGDYDQASAMQIEMDKKLQELDDLYHTYKENIF, from the coding sequence ATGTTACGCGATGAAGAACTGCTTTATGTCATTCCCGCAGGCAAATACGGTAAGGAAGGCGTGCTTTCGCTATTAGCACAGTACCCTGAAATTCAATATGTTTCCATTGTCGGGATTGATATGGCCGGTAACGATACCGATGAACGTATTCCGATTGAATTGTTTTTTAAAAATTATAACGACTTTTTCTCCGGTGATGCAGTACAAACCGATGGTTCATCGGTGGTTCTCCCCACGATTGCTACACTGAATAATGCTCGAATCGATATGATCGCAGACCCGGACGTAAACTGGGTGGTTGACTACAATTACGATCATTTGGATCCACAAACGGGAAAGCCGATCGGGACACTCCGCATTCCGGCCTTTTTGATCCACAATGGAGAAATGGTAGATGCCCGTTCGATCTTGAAACGCAGTATTGCGTATGTTGAACAGGAGATTTTAGATTTACTTTCGACGCATACGGTTCCGGGGATGGAACACGTTAATGTCAAAGAAATTGACGAGCTTTTGTTTACCACAGCGACCGAACTCGAATTTTGGGTAAAAACGCCGAGCCAGCCGATCGACAGTCGCGCATTGTCGGTGTCACAGCGTATGAAGGAACAATACTGGCAACGAACCCACGGAGCGGTTCGTACCGCGATGGAAGAATCCATTGAACTTTTAAAAAAGTTAGGTCTACAGCCTGAAATGGGTCATAAAGAAGTGGGCGGTGTAAAACCGCGCATTGATGACAACGGGCGTCTTATAAACATTCTGGAGCAGTTGGAAATTGACTGGAAATTTTCGTCCAGTCCGCTACAGACTGCAGATAACGAATTGGAAGCGCGTATTATTATTCGCGAAACATTTCGTAAACACGGTTTGGAAGTTACTTTTAAAGCGAAACCGATTCACGGTGTCGCCGGTAGCGGTAAACATACGCATATCGGCCTGTCTGCAAAAATGAAATCGGGTAAGGTGGTGAACTTGTTTGCGCCGAAAAACATGAAAGAAGACTTTGTAAGCGTACTCGGTTATGGCGCGATCATGGGCATTTTGAAAAATTACGAGGCAATGAATCCATTTATCAGTTCCACAACGGATGCATTAAATCGTTTACAGCCGGGATTTGAAGCACCGGTTTGTATTGTTACATCCCTCGGTCAAGCGCCGGAGATTCCGTCGCGAAATCGCACCATTTTGATCGGTTTAATCCGTGATCTTAAAAACCCGTTGGCTACTCGCTTTGAGTTGCGTGCACCGAATCCGTACACGAATACATATACTTGCATTGCCTTGTGCTACCTCGCCGCACTGGACGGCATTAAATATGCGGTGACGAGCGGTAAAACAACGGATGAGTTGTTGGCAGAATTGTCGAAAGCCCCGGGAGATAACGCCGATTATTTGGAAAAAGATCGAGCGTATCGCAGTGAAGAAGATGTCTTTGAAATGTTCACCGAAGAGGAACGTCAGCATCATTTCTCGCGTCCGCCGGCAACCGTTTGGGAAAACATCAAAATGTTGCGTGAGAATCCTGACAAACAGGAGGCGTTAGCGGCAGGAGATACGTTCTCGAAGCGACTGATGGAATCCTTTTTGACAGGGGTCGTCAACCGTTGGAAACTGGAATTGCACAATCGAATCATTAATGAAGCAATGCACCGTTTGTGCTCATATAGAGAATTACCGGCGGATAACGAGTTGGATCGTAAGCGTTGGAAAGAAATTGTTTCCCGTCGTAATGAACTTGCGAAAGACGATATCGGAAAAAAGAGTATTTTTACACAAATTCGCTCGTTGCTGGTGGAGGGCGATTATGATCAGGCCTCTGCAATGCAGATTGAAATGGATAAAAAGTTGCAGGAGCTGGATGATCTTTACCATACTTACAAAGAAAACATTTTTTAG